From the Lolium rigidum isolate FL_2022 chromosome 2, APGP_CSIRO_Lrig_0.1, whole genome shotgun sequence genome, one window contains:
- the LOC124690757 gene encoding uncharacterized protein LOC124690757 has product MGDHHRNANFAESNTSTGELIQVSFHTARPPQVSHFCVHCPDLGPAGFVVPPKVISADSDLILFQVSVCPQVRFNPRYCDYFLYRAHPRNPSLYLLPHPYPNFFKDEEVALLSFSDGYAVAALTRNYLKLTPNKEFNLYLYRSSKAQEGWTSKVVSVADPMRDKVLPVYCAPYHETSKVIILGRGELGMVGWVDLWRGILVCNVLEEDPALLDLPLPLPADGNRRFYHKCSPHILRDITANLLKDSIKYIEVENPQKNVVSPDYPLDSSAHQKQHRAPRTAWKATTWSRPIPIDPSKDWHLDYTYDVAHITIDPLHCEQLPRLRGTDDNPSKPTLPAQLIGFPTLSMDDDVLYLMFIAYHTGHGGQDVVISIDMRKNILQGFANLVSGKDFTFMRYCTSEISKYLSKDEGTREASETRLLQEKTLLLCVSAPSEISKYLGKGEERKEKIDGGDARG; this is encoded by the exons ATGGGCGACCACCACCGCAACGCCAACTTCGCCGAGAGCAACACGAGCACCGGCGAActcatccaagtgtccttccacacTGCCCGCCCGCCCCAAGTCTCCCACTTCTGTGTCCACTGCCCAGACCTTGGACCCGCCGGTTTTGTGGTGCCTCCCAAGGTTATCAGCGCGGATTCAGATCTCATCCTCTTCCAGGTTTCCGTGTGCCCCCAGGTCCGCTTCAACCCGCGTTACtgcgactacttcctctacagggCGCACCCTCGGAACCCATCACTCTACCTTCTTCCGCACCCGTACCCCAACTTCTTCAAAGACGAGGAGGTCGCCCTCCTCAGCTTCAGCGACGGGTATGCCGTCGCCGCTCTCACCAGAAACTACTTGAAATTGACTCCTAATAAGGAGTTCAATCTCTACCTTTACCGCTCCTCCAAAGCTCAGGAGGGGTGGACCTCCAAGGTGGTGTCGGTGGCAGACCCAATGAGGGACAAGGTGTTGCCTGTGTATTGTGCGCCGTATCATGAGACATCAAAGGTGATCATACTCGGGCGAGGCGAGCTTGGCATGGTCGGCTGGGTTGACCTCTGGCGTGGCATCCTAGTCTGCAATGTGCTGGAGGAGGATCCCGCACTCCTCGACTTACCACTGCCTCTGCCAGCGGATGGTAACAGGAGATTCTACCACAAATGCTCCCCACACATCCTTCGGGACATCACTGCCAACCTGCTTAAAGATTCCATCAAGTACATTGAGGTCGAAAATCCACAGAAAAATGTGGTTAGCCCAGACTACCCTCTTGATTCCTCTGCTCACCAAAAGCAGCACAGAGCACCCCGTACAGCTTGGAAGGCCACCACATGGAGCCGACCGATCCCAATTGATCCATCCAAGGACTGGCATCTTGACTACACCTACGATGTTGCTCACATCACTATTGACCCATTGCATTGTGAGCAGCTGCCTAGGCTGCGGGGTACCGACGACAACCCCTCCAAGCCAACATTACCGGCACAACTCATTGGTTTTCCCACCTTGAGCATGGATGATGACGTTTTGTACCTGATGTTTATCGCATACCACACCGGCCACGGCGGCCAGGACGTGGTGATTTCTATTGACATGAGGAAGAATATACTGCAAGGATTTGCCAATCTTGTGTCAGGAAAAGATTTCACTTTTATGCGTTACTGCACCAGTGAAATCTCCAAATATCTTAGCAAGGATGAAG GCACGAGAGAAGCTTCAGAAACAAGGTTGCTACAGGAAAAGACTTTGCTTCTATGCGTATCTGCACCAAGTGAAATATCCAAATATCTTGGTAAGGGTGAAG AACGCAAAGAAAAGATAGACGGAGGAGATGCTCGGGGATAA